The window CTTCATCAAGCCAAACATCTGGAAGAGGTAATCGAGGGCCAATGGGGCGTCCTTAGCGAGTTTGACCCCGATCGAAGGATTAAACTGATCATAAATGAATGGGGCGCTCAGCATCTGCCAGGCTCAGAAGCAAGTCCGAAGCACTTATATGGCCAGGTTCCGACTATGAGGGATGCGGTAATCGATGCGTTTAGTCTGGACATCTTCAATCGCCATGCGGACAAAGTTCACATGGCAAACATCTGTTTATTAACAAATGCCCTCCAGGGGTTGTTCTTAACGGATGGCGACAAGTTTGTAGCAACGCCGGTTTTCTATATTTATGAGTTGTATGCCGTACACCAGAATGCCCAGGGACTTGATGTTGACATTAGTTCGCCGCAAGTTGAGAATTTACCCGCTCTAGCAGGTTCAGCTTCGGTGAAAGGCAATACGATTGCGCTCACCGTTACTAATCTTCATGCCACTGAAAATATGGAAGCTGAGATATGCCTGCGGGGCGCCAATATAAGAGAGGCCCGGCTGACAACCCTTTCTCATGAAGATATTCGCGCCAACAACACTTTTTCGCATCCATTTGAGGTCATACCCAAGGTATCGTCTCTTACGGCTAATACTGATGCTTTAATAGTACGGTTTGAGCCGGCTTCGGTTAATCGTATTGATATAGAAATCGGTTAGAAGGGAACCACAACACGGGGGCAACCTCGGTTAAAACATAGCTTTATGAATGTAGCAACACTTGGATTCATGCTTTCGCTGTTTGGCGGCGTCTTATTTGGCGTTTATATGGTGCCGCGTAAAGCCTCTAAGCTCGATAACAATTCCTTTTTATGGATTCTGGGAATAAGCGTCGCAATTAGTTCCACTTTGGTTCGGCTTGCGTTTGGAGAGCGGGCGCTAAATGACCCTTCCGATATACTACTTTCAACCGGTTGCGGTGTTCTCTGGTTTATCGGGACGATTGGCTACTCACAGGCAGTCAGACTAATCGGTCTAACCCGCTCTACTCCTATAAAGAACTTAGGGCCAATCCTCGTCACTATTTATGGGATCGGCATCTTTAAGGAATTTGTTATAAATAAGCCATTACCGTTAGCCGAAGCTGTCTTGGGCAGTTTGCTGATGACAATGTCCGCAATAATCTTCGGCCAGACGGCAGCGGGGGAAGTCCCGGATAATTCCGCCGCTTTTGACCCCAATCGCCCAGCCAAGGAACGCTCACGACTATTTCGGATAGGAATTCTCTGGAGTCTATTGGCAGCTTTTTGTTACAGCGGTTACACCGTGCCGCAGAAGCTAATCTTCCATCACATGCGTACACAGGCTTGGTTTGACTATCAAATCAGCCCAATGTCCTTTTTGAGCGGGATGGGGTTAGGGGTCGGAATTGCAGCGGTGATTTACTATGCGATCGCTCACCCCAAGATTCTTGTCCCACGCGTCACCAGCCGTCGCGAATGGATGCTAGCCTCATTAACTGGTTTGGCATGGGTAGGAGCAGCTGCAGCGGCCAGCAAAGCGATGTCCTATATCTCCATGTCCGTCTCCGTCCCTGCCTCGAATCTAAGTACTCTTATTACAGTCGCTTTTGGGATATGGGTTTACCGTGAAATTCATATTGAACGACATAGGGCCGGTATTCTTTTAGGATTACTCGCCTCTGCCGTCGGCGTTGTTCTGCTCTCTCTAGCGACAGGTCATGGCAAAGTCTAAACGAAAAGGCACAAATTCTTTACTGGTAGTCTTACCAGTAATTTTGTTATATATATTTGAAAGTGAATTCACCATCGTACTTTATGCTGTTACATTGACTGATTTTCGATTTTTAGGAAATTTTTGCTCTTGACAAACAGCCCTACCCGTGTTATTATGAACATGTTGATTGGTTGAAGCCAAAGTGCACCGAAAGCAGTCAGTCAGCAAAAGTAAAAGCAAAAATGCCTTTAAAGGAGTATGTTTTATGAGACTTCGAAGTTTGTTTGCAGTAGGCGCCTTGACACTAACCCTCGGCGCGATGGCAGGTGTCGCAGCTTTCACCGTTAGCCTTCCAACCCAGACATGGGTAACAGCATTACAGGGTGATGTTACTATTAATGCTACGGAAATAGTTACATGGACCCAACTACCTGATGTTAATGTTGATGATTTTGGTAACACATGTGCGACTATCCTTACGACCTTTCAGATTGATACCCGCTACGTAGATATTCTTTTCAAGGATAGTAGTTCTGTTGCCCATTTAGGCAGTACTGTTGCTAATGGTACAACTTTTGCATTAATCGGTGGCGGTTGGGCCAAAGCGCAGACAGCTGGTCAAGCAGCTGGTGGCTCGATTACCAGAACTGGTAACATCTTAAATGTTGTGTTTGGCGTTGGAGCACCTGGTGACCCAGGTATCGCATCACCAAAAACTAACCTCTTGAAAAATGGTAACAATTCAGCAATACAATTCGTTGTTAAGACTAATGCGATTGCTGCTGACTTCGCAAATGCCAAATACACGATTGGTCGTGTTGGTGATAACTTTATTACCAGTAATGGTACAACTAGATATAACGCAGCGAATACAGGCGGTGTCTTTCAAGCCACTAAAGTCGTTCCTGAGCCCAGTGCGATCATTGCACTCGTAACAGGACTCGGTAGCTTACTAGCTCTGCGACGCAAAGCCTAATAAGCTTGCTGATCAGACCACATTAATTACAACAGCTCATCTTCGGATGGGCTGTTTTCTTTTGTTTGGAAGTATATACAGATTTCTAATCCACGTCAGAAACGTCTAAAGCCCTCATCACCCTCCCCTCTT of the bacterium genome contains:
- a CDS encoding PEP-CTERM sorting domain-containing protein, translating into MRLRSLFAVGALTLTLGAMAGVAAFTVSLPTQTWVTALQGDVTINATEIVTWTQLPDVNVDDFGNTCATILTTFQIDTRYVDILFKDSSSVAHLGSTVANGTTFALIGGGWAKAQTAGQAAGGSITRTGNILNVVFGVGAPGDPGIASPKTNLLKNGNNSAIQFVVKTNAIAADFANAKYTIGRVGDNFITSNGTTRYNAANTGGVFQATKVVPEPSAIIALVTGLGSLLALRRKA
- a CDS encoding GRP family sugar transporter → MNVATLGFMLSLFGGVLFGVYMVPRKASKLDNNSFLWILGISVAISSTLVRLAFGERALNDPSDILLSTGCGVLWFIGTIGYSQAVRLIGLTRSTPIKNLGPILVTIYGIGIFKEFVINKPLPLAEAVLGSLLMTMSAIIFGQTAAGEVPDNSAAFDPNRPAKERSRLFRIGILWSLLAAFCYSGYTVPQKLIFHHMRTQAWFDYQISPMSFLSGMGLGVGIAAVIYYAIAHPKILVPRVTSRREWMLASLTGLAWVGAAAAASKAMSYISMSVSVPASNLSTLITVAFGIWVYREIHIERHRAGILLGLLASAVGVVLLSLATGHGKV
- a CDS encoding alpha-L-arabinofuranosidase C-terminal domain-containing protein translates to YGRWNDATEPNQFGTHEFMNFCRLIGSEPYLTANVGTGSPQEFHYWMEYCNAPINSTTLADQRAENGSPEPFGVKFWEIGNETWGFGGTNTAEGYADTYRRFVTMMPGYDVPLFTIPSGPYDDDRDWTRRFFEQNQRAKPTTIGGWSVHYYFESGTESLNFTLKDWYSMLHQAKHLEEVIEGQWGVLSEFDPDRRIKLIINEWGAQHLPGSEASPKHLYGQVPTMRDAVIDAFSLDIFNRHADKVHMANICLLTNALQGLFLTDGDKFVATPVFYIYELYAVHQNAQGLDVDISSPQVENLPALAGSASVKGNTIALTVTNLHATENMEAEICLRGANIREARLTTLSHEDIRANNTFSHPFEVIPKVSSLTANTDALIVRFEPASVNRIDIEIG